From Enterococcus mediterraneensis, the proteins below share one genomic window:
- the gatC gene encoding Asp-tRNA(Asn)/Glu-tRNA(Gln) amidotransferase subunit GatC — translation MAISEEQVKHVAKLAKLSFSDEERHEFTTQLGKIIDMVELLDEVDTTGVPFTSNVVETVNVMRPDRAQAGWDRDELLKNVPETEDGFIKVPAIIDNGEAGA, via the coding sequence ATGGCGATTAGTGAAGAGCAAGTCAAACATGTGGCCAAACTGGCAAAATTATCATTTTCTGATGAGGAGCGGCATGAATTCACAACGCAATTAGGAAAAATCATCGATATGGTAGAATTACTCGATGAAGTAGATACGACAGGAGTTCCATTCACATCCAATGTGGTTGAAACAGTGAATGTGATGCGCCCTGACCGAGCACAAGCCGGTTGGGATCGTGATGAACTGTTGAAAAATGTTCCGGAAACAGAAGATGGCTTTATCAAAGTACCAGCTATCATCGATAACGGGGAGGCTGGCGCATAA
- the rlmD gene encoding 23S rRNA (uracil(1939)-C(5))-methyltransferase RlmD, whose amino-acid sequence MKEYPIKKNEEHTVEILDLTHEGMGIAKFDHYPVFIENALPGEKVRIKILKVGNKFGFAKVMEWLEKSPDRQTVDNEDLLRTGIAPLSHLSYEKQLLFKQNQVKNLMQRVAKLPDVPVLNTIGMAAPYHYRNKAQIPVKKVEGKLQTGFYRKNSHDLVPIEDFAIQDPEIDKAILVVRDILQRFNVKAYNEEAHEGFLRHIVIRRGHYSHQMMVVLVTRKEKFFKGEEIANVIHEELPEVVSVIQNINEEKTNVILGQKEKVLFGSSFIEDQLLGNTYRISAKSFYQVNTQQTEILYQTAIDFADLKKDDVVIDAYSGIGTIGLSVADRVKYVYGMETIESAVEDAKYNAEKNGITNATYLVGKAEKVMPQWAREEVNPTVIFVDPPRKGLDAKFIEAACEVEPERIVYISCNPATLARDLAFFAEKGYQTKKIQPVDLFPQTHHIECVALITRMD is encoded by the coding sequence ATGAAAGAATACCCAATCAAAAAAAATGAAGAACATACTGTTGAGATCCTTGATTTGACACATGAAGGGATGGGGATCGCAAAATTTGATCACTATCCAGTATTTATCGAGAATGCTTTGCCAGGTGAGAAAGTCCGAATCAAAATCTTAAAGGTCGGCAATAAATTTGGATTTGCGAAAGTTATGGAGTGGTTGGAAAAAAGCCCTGATCGTCAAACTGTTGATAATGAAGATCTATTACGGACCGGTATTGCGCCGTTGAGCCATTTAAGCTATGAAAAACAGCTTTTGTTCAAACAAAATCAAGTGAAAAACTTGATGCAGCGGGTAGCCAAATTGCCAGATGTTCCTGTATTAAACACAATCGGGATGGCGGCACCATATCATTATCGCAACAAAGCTCAGATTCCCGTAAAAAAGGTTGAAGGCAAATTACAGACCGGTTTTTATCGTAAAAACAGTCATGATCTGGTTCCAATCGAAGATTTTGCTATTCAAGATCCAGAGATCGATAAAGCTATCTTGGTCGTTAGAGATATCTTGCAACGCTTCAATGTCAAAGCCTACAATGAAGAAGCTCATGAAGGGTTCCTACGTCATATCGTGATCCGCCGCGGACACTATTCTCATCAAATGATGGTAGTTTTAGTGACTAGAAAAGAAAAATTCTTCAAAGGTGAAGAGATCGCAAACGTTATCCACGAAGAATTGCCGGAAGTCGTTTCTGTCATCCAAAATATCAATGAAGAGAAAACCAATGTGATCCTGGGTCAAAAAGAAAAAGTCCTTTTTGGTTCTTCTTTTATCGAGGATCAGCTTTTGGGAAATACTTACCGGATCTCGGCTAAATCATTTTACCAAGTCAATACCCAACAAACAGAGATTTTGTATCAAACAGCGATCGATTTTGCTGATTTGAAAAAAGATGATGTGGTAATCGATGCTTACTCTGGAATCGGTACGATCGGTTTATCTGTAGCTGATCGGGTCAAATACGTCTACGGAATGGAAACTATTGAAAGTGCAGTAGAAGATGCAAAATACAACGCTGAAAAAAATGGGATCACTAACGCGACGTATCTTGTAGGTAAAGCGGAAAAAGTAATGCCGCAATGGGCGCGGGAAGAAGTGAATCCTACGGTGATTTTTGTCGATCCGCCAAGAAAAGGATTAGATGCGAAATTTATTGAAGCAGCTTGTGAAGTCGAACCGGAACGAATCGTTTATATCTCCTGCAATCCAGCAACATTGGCTCGTGATTTGGCCTTTTTTGCTGAAAAAGGCTACCAAACGAAAAAAATCCAGCCAGTAGACCTATTCCCGCAGACGCATCATATTGAGTGCGTGGCGTTGATTACAAGAATGGATTGA
- the gatB gene encoding Asp-tRNA(Asn)/Glu-tRNA(Gln) amidotransferase subunit GatB codes for MNFETVIGLEVHVELKTNSKIFSPAPAHFGAEPNSNTNVIDWGYPGVLPVMNKTALEFGMKAALALNCEISKDTHFDRKNYFYPDNPKAYQISQFDQPIGHDGWIEIEVEGKKKKIRIERVHLEEDAGKNMHGKGGYSYVDLNRQGTPLIEIVSEADMRSPEEAYAYLEALRSIIQFTEVSDVKMEEGSMRCDANISLRPYGQEEFGTKTELKNLNSMSFVKKGLAFEEKRQAKVLLSGGEIQQETRRFDETTNKTILMRVKEGSSDYRYFPEPDIPRFVIDDEWIARIKTTLPELPAARRTRYVQELGLPEYDAKVLTLTKEMSDFFEETLAAGADAKQASNWLMGEVSAYLNSEKLELTETKLTPDNLAGMIQLIADGTISSKIAKKVFRELIENGGDAKEVVEAKGLVQLSDPAQLLPIINEILDNNQQSIEDFKNGKDRAVGFLVGQIMKATKGKANPAIVNKLLQEELAKR; via the coding sequence ATGAACTTTGAAACTGTCATTGGACTAGAAGTCCACGTAGAATTAAAAACCAACTCTAAAATCTTTTCGCCGGCGCCAGCACATTTCGGGGCGGAGCCTAACAGCAATACCAATGTTATCGACTGGGGCTATCCAGGTGTTTTACCAGTTATGAACAAAACAGCGTTGGAATTTGGAATGAAAGCCGCGTTGGCGTTGAACTGTGAGATCTCTAAAGATACTCATTTCGATCGTAAAAACTACTTCTATCCAGATAATCCGAAAGCTTATCAAATTTCTCAATTCGATCAGCCAATCGGACACGACGGCTGGATCGAGATCGAAGTAGAAGGCAAAAAGAAAAAAATCCGTATCGAACGGGTCCATCTGGAAGAAGATGCCGGAAAAAACATGCACGGCAAAGGCGGCTATTCATACGTCGATTTGAACCGTCAAGGAACACCTTTGATCGAGATCGTTTCCGAAGCGGATATGCGTTCACCAGAAGAAGCATACGCGTATTTGGAAGCATTGCGTTCTATCATCCAATTTACAGAAGTCTCTGATGTGAAGATGGAAGAAGGATCTATGCGTTGTGACGCGAATATTTCTTTACGCCCTTATGGACAAGAAGAATTTGGTACAAAAACTGAATTGAAAAACTTGAATTCTATGAGTTTTGTGAAAAAAGGTTTGGCCTTCGAAGAAAAACGCCAAGCAAAAGTCTTGTTGTCAGGTGGCGAGATCCAACAAGAAACACGCCGTTTTGATGAAACAACGAATAAAACGATCCTGATGCGGGTCAAAGAAGGTTCTAGCGACTATCGTTACTTCCCAGAGCCGGATATTCCGCGCTTTGTGATCGATGATGAATGGATCGCACGGATCAAAACGACATTGCCAGAACTTCCTGCGGCACGTAGAACGCGCTATGTCCAAGAACTGGGCTTGCCGGAATATGATGCAAAAGTCTTGACGTTAACAAAAGAAATGTCTGATTTCTTTGAAGAAACATTAGCAGCCGGCGCTGATGCCAAACAAGCTTCCAACTGGTTGATGGGTGAAGTTTCTGCTTATCTGAACAGTGAAAAACTGGAACTGACAGAAACCAAATTGACTCCGGATAACTTAGCCGGTATGATCCAATTGATCGCAGATGGTACGATCAGCTCAAAAATCGCGAAAAAAGTCTTCCGTGAATTGATCGAAAACGGCGGCGATGCGAAAGAAGTCGTTGAAGCGAAAGGCTTGGTACAATTGTCTGACCCTGCTCAATTATTACCGATCATCAATGAGATCCTTGACAACAATCAACAATCTATTGAAGACTTCAAAAACGGTAAAGATCGCGCAGTCGGCTTCTTAGTCGGTCAAATCATGAAAGCTACGAAAGGGAAAGCAAATCCAGCAATCGTCAATAAATTATTGCAAGAAGAATTGGCGAAACGTTAA
- a CDS encoding ABC transporter permease codes for MDSVDINNWSLLFSLVLVMISFGISTKEKLGISKDIAVSVVRTVIQLIVIGFVLKYIFQANEPLLTVAMALIIIFNASIQANKRNPNSHKQWSHSFIAIFISTAITLGLLVLTGAIKFLPSQIVPITGMIASNSMVAIGLCYRQMSSQFNDQRQQVLEKLALGAPIKLAALPILRASIKTAMQPTIDSAKTVGLVSLPGMMSGLILAGVDPVHAIKYQIMVMFMLLSATSLGSVIAGYYAYKDYFNDRMQLNY; via the coding sequence ATGGATAGTGTAGATATCAATAATTGGTCTTTATTGTTTTCCTTGGTGTTGGTAATGATTTCCTTTGGGATAAGTACGAAAGAAAAACTGGGGATCTCTAAAGATATTGCCGTTTCAGTAGTAAGGACGGTCATCCAGCTGATTGTGATCGGCTTTGTTTTAAAATATATTTTCCAAGCAAATGAACCGCTATTGACTGTCGCGATGGCACTCATAATCATTTTTAACGCCAGTATCCAAGCCAATAAGCGGAATCCCAACTCTCATAAACAATGGAGCCACTCTTTTATCGCGATTTTCATTTCCACCGCGATCACTCTTGGTTTATTGGTTTTGACCGGAGCGATCAAATTTTTGCCTTCACAGATCGTGCCGATCACTGGAATGATCGCAAGTAACTCGATGGTGGCCATCGGACTTTGCTATCGGCAAATGTCTAGTCAATTTAACGATCAGCGGCAGCAAGTCCTTGAAAAACTGGCTCTGGGAGCGCCCATCAAACTAGCCGCATTGCCGATTTTACGCGCCTCAATAAAAACCGCGATGCAGCCAACCATTGATTCGGCTAAAACTGTTGGGCTCGTAAGCCTGCCAGGCATGATGTCCGGCTTGATCCTTGCGGGAGTAGATCCCGTCCACGCCATCAAATATCAAATCATGGTGATGTTCATGTTATTATCCGCCACAAGCCTCGGTTCTGTGATCGCCGGATACTATGCTTATAAAGACTACTTTAATGATCGTATGCAGTTGAACTATTGA
- a CDS encoding CamS family sex pheromone protein, which translates to MKTKKLFLLTAAALLLSACGNLESGISNVNTGEKTSAGSITTGRVDSSAYQALMKDGRYQTSAARRLTADQINSGYNQENFENGLLRLSHNTFSADDYFFQEGQKLDEETIRSWLERYSDENKDGLNPQDKKQPIIFQGLLEQDFIKEDGKTLGGISLGFAFNTVDYSSEKPQEITRDEIMAQARKTINAVLTRVRKISGLEKVPIVVGIFEQAAKENINGGTYIYTAVSKDGGTTIDRFDKVNEEYLTLPVLSSAKNTATQDGMNTKFTSFRDAIQGFFPELSGVTGKVYYVDDQVQTLTVYIDSKYYSKTEITSFTQFVGKQVESVFEGIPGTVEVQINSIEGPQAFVARKAGEKEVISYVFN; encoded by the coding sequence ATGAAGACTAAGAAACTATTCCTTTTAACGGCCGCTGCTCTTTTGTTGAGTGCCTGCGGAAATCTGGAAAGCGGCATTTCCAACGTCAACACCGGCGAAAAAACCAGTGCCGGCAGTATCACTACTGGACGGGTAGACAGTTCAGCGTATCAAGCCTTAATGAAAGACGGCCGCTACCAGACCAGCGCTGCCCGCAGATTGACTGCTGATCAAATCAACAGCGGGTATAATCAAGAAAACTTCGAAAATGGCTTGTTGCGGCTTTCCCATAATACCTTTTCTGCCGATGATTATTTTTTCCAAGAAGGGCAAAAATTGGATGAAGAAACGATCCGTTCTTGGTTGGAACGCTATAGCGATGAAAACAAAGACGGCTTGAATCCACAAGACAAAAAGCAGCCGATTATTTTTCAAGGATTGCTGGAACAGGATTTTATCAAAGAAGACGGCAAAACGCTTGGCGGCATCAGTCTGGGTTTTGCGTTCAACACCGTAGATTACTCCTCGGAAAAACCTCAAGAGATTACACGGGATGAAATCATGGCGCAAGCCCGCAAAACGATCAATGCAGTATTGACTCGCGTCAGAAAAATCTCCGGCTTGGAAAAAGTTCCTATCGTAGTGGGGATTTTTGAACAAGCAGCTAAAGAAAATATCAATGGCGGTACGTATATCTATACGGCAGTAAGCAAAGACGGCGGTACAACGATCGACCGTTTTGATAAAGTCAATGAAGAGTATCTGACGCTGCCAGTCCTTTCTTCTGCAAAAAATACCGCGACACAAGACGGGATGAATACTAAGTTCACCAGTTTTCGTGACGCGATCCAAGGATTTTTCCCTGAGCTTTCCGGAGTTACCGGTAAAGTGTATTATGTAGATGACCAAGTCCAAACATTAACCGTCTATATCGATTCCAAATACTACAGCAAAACAGAGATCACCAGCTTTACGCAGTTTGTCGGCAAACAAGTAGAATCCGTGTTCGAAGGGATACCGGGAACCGTGGAAGTCCAAATCAATTCCATTGAAGGACCGCAAGCCTTCGTTGCCAGAAAAGCCGGCGAAAAAGAAGTTATCTCTTATGTTTTTAATTAG
- a CDS encoding diacylglycerol kinase — translation MKKARVIYNPTSGKETLKRNLADILDVLERAGYEASAYATTPAPDSAMLEAKRVGKAGFDLVVAAGGDGTINEVVNGIAPLKKRPKLAIIPAGTTNDYARALKIPRNNIKDAAEVILKDQTVKMDIGKTNGLYFINIAAGGHLTELTYDVPSELKSIFGYLAYLVKGAELLPRVKPIKMHLEYDDGIYDGNASMFFLGLTNSVGGFEQIAPDAKLDDGKFSLIIVKTANIFEIVHLVALMMNGGKHINDKRLIYTKTSKLTVKTPESEGRLMINLDGEYGGDAPMTFENLHNHIEIFANTDMIPEDALSDTEEEAYEEVSKDFIKEVEKLTDEDIDGDGKIADKK, via the coding sequence ATGAAAAAAGCGAGAGTCATTTACAATCCAACTTCAGGTAAGGAAACCCTGAAAAGAAATCTTGCAGATATTTTGGATGTATTGGAACGCGCTGGCTATGAAGCCAGTGCGTATGCCACTACACCTGCCCCTGATTCAGCGATGCTGGAAGCAAAACGCGTTGGAAAAGCCGGGTTTGATTTAGTCGTGGCAGCTGGCGGAGACGGTACTATCAATGAGGTTGTCAACGGCATCGCGCCTTTGAAAAAAAGACCGAAGTTAGCCATCATTCCAGCAGGTACTACGAACGATTATGCTCGCGCTTTGAAGATCCCTAGAAACAATATCAAAGATGCCGCAGAAGTCATCTTGAAAGATCAAACAGTTAAAATGGATATCGGTAAAACCAATGGACTTTACTTTATCAATATTGCAGCCGGCGGGCATTTGACAGAGTTGACCTATGATGTGCCTTCTGAACTGAAGAGTATTTTTGGCTATCTTGCGTATCTTGTTAAAGGGGCGGAACTATTGCCGCGGGTCAAACCGATCAAAATGCATCTGGAATATGATGATGGCATCTATGACGGCAATGCGTCGATGTTTTTCCTAGGATTGACGAATTCTGTCGGCGGTTTTGAACAAATCGCGCCGGACGCGAAATTGGATGACGGAAAATTTTCTTTGATCATCGTAAAAACGGCAAATATTTTTGAAATCGTTCATTTGGTAGCTTTGATGATGAACGGCGGTAAACATATCAACGATAAACGACTGATCTATACGAAAACATCCAAGCTGACTGTAAAAACTCCCGAATCAGAAGGTCGCCTGATGATCAATCTGGACGGTGAATACGGCGGCGATGCACCAATGACATTTGAAAATCTCCATAATCATATCGAGATCTTTGCGAATACGGATATGATCCCAGAAGATGCTTTATCTGATACGGAAGAAGAAGCATACGAAGAAGTCAGCAAAGACTTCATCAAAGAAGTAGAAAAACTGACAGACGAAGATATTGACGGCGACGGAAAAATCGCTGACAAGAAGTAA
- a CDS encoding ABC transporter ATP-binding protein, with protein sequence MLLINVENLVVELNNKRIVNDISFTVPEKQHVYISGPSGSGKSTLLKVLAGLVPFTSGDIFYNDKNILQIDPIAYRQEVSYCYQQPTLFGNTVRDNLAFPYEIRKEPFDEEKAISLLKEVGLASGFLDKKITELSGGERQRVAMIRNLIFEPKVLLLDEVTTGLDSESKRIVRKLINDKEKSGMSILEITHDKSEIDPEGRLIMIEDGEIING encoded by the coding sequence ATTCTATTGATTAATGTTGAAAATCTAGTTGTTGAATTGAATAATAAAAGGATCGTAAATGATATTTCTTTTACAGTACCTGAGAAACAGCATGTCTATATCAGCGGACCGTCCGGATCTGGGAAAAGTACTTTGTTAAAAGTGTTAGCTGGTTTGGTGCCCTTCACAAGCGGAGATATTTTTTATAATGATAAGAATATTCTACAGATCGATCCGATCGCTTATCGACAGGAAGTCTCCTATTGTTATCAGCAGCCAACCCTGTTTGGGAACACGGTGAGAGATAATCTAGCATTTCCATACGAAATCCGGAAGGAACCTTTTGATGAGGAGAAAGCTATCTCTTTGTTGAAAGAGGTCGGCTTGGCTAGCGGATTTCTTGATAAAAAGATAACCGAGCTGTCTGGCGGAGAGCGGCAACGAGTCGCCATGATCAGAAATCTTATCTTTGAGCCTAAAGTTTTACTGCTGGATGAAGTAACTACAGGACTAGATAGCGAGAGTAAAAGGATAGTCCGAAAATTGATCAATGACAAAGAAAAATCTGGTATGTCGATTCTGGAGATAACCCATGATAAGAGTGAGATAGATCCTGAAGGTCGACTGATCATGATTGAAGATGGAGAGATAATCAATGGATAG
- the gatA gene encoding Asp-tRNA(Asn)/Glu-tRNA(Gln) amidotransferase subunit GatA — protein sequence MEKLYDKTLEELHSLLVSKEITAADLTQATLDRIKETEPAVDSFITLVEEKALAQAKAIDEKGIAEDNVLAGIPIGIKDNIVTKGILTTAASKILSNFEPIYDATVMDKLYQADMIPVGKLNMDEFAMGGSTETSYFKKTKNAWDHTKVPGGSSGGSAAAVAAGQIPVSLGSDTGGSIRQPASFNGIVGMKPTYGRVSRFGLIAFASSLDQIGPMTRTVKDNALALEAISGFDEKDGTSSGISVPDFTEGMTGDVKGMKIALPKEYLGEGVQPGVKEAVLKAAETFKALGATVEEVSLPHSKYGVAVYYIIASSEASSNLQRFDGIRYGYRSENVKNLEDVYVNSRSEGFGTEVKRRIMLGTFSLSAGYYDAYFKKAGQVRTMIRQDFDKVFNEYDLIIGPASPTVAFGLGENINDPITMYMSDILTIPVNLAGLPGMSVPAGFSEGLPVGLQIIGKHFDEATMYKAAYAFEQATDFHKKMPVILGGDAE from the coding sequence ATGGAAAAACTTTATGACAAAACTTTAGAAGAATTACACAGTCTGCTGGTTTCAAAAGAAATCACAGCGGCTGATTTGACACAAGCGACATTGGACCGCATCAAAGAAACAGAACCCGCAGTCGATTCATTTATCACGCTGGTGGAAGAAAAAGCACTGGCTCAAGCCAAAGCAATCGACGAAAAAGGAATTGCCGAAGACAATGTCTTGGCTGGGATTCCGATCGGGATCAAAGACAATATCGTAACGAAAGGTATCTTGACTACTGCAGCTTCTAAGATCCTTTCCAATTTTGAACCGATCTATGATGCAACAGTAATGGATAAATTGTATCAAGCAGATATGATCCCTGTGGGCAAACTGAACATGGATGAGTTTGCGATGGGTGGAAGTACTGAAACCTCTTATTTCAAGAAAACTAAAAATGCGTGGGATCACACGAAAGTTCCCGGCGGATCTTCCGGTGGTTCAGCTGCAGCGGTAGCCGCAGGACAAATTCCTGTTTCCCTTGGAAGCGACACAGGCGGATCAATCCGCCAACCAGCGTCATTTAATGGAATCGTTGGGATGAAGCCAACATACGGACGAGTTTCCCGTTTTGGATTGATCGCATTTGCTTCTTCTTTGGATCAAATCGGTCCAATGACCCGCACAGTTAAAGACAACGCGCTGGCATTAGAAGCAATCAGCGGATTCGATGAAAAAGACGGAACTTCTTCTGGTATTTCCGTACCGGACTTCACCGAAGGAATGACTGGTGATGTTAAAGGAATGAAGATCGCTTTACCAAAAGAATATTTAGGTGAAGGCGTACAACCAGGCGTCAAAGAAGCTGTTTTGAAAGCTGCTGAAACGTTCAAAGCGTTAGGCGCAACAGTTGAAGAAGTCAGCCTGCCTCATTCAAAATACGGTGTAGCGGTTTATTATATCATCGCTTCTTCTGAAGCCAGCTCAAACTTACAGCGTTTTGACGGTATCCGTTACGGCTATCGTTCCGAAAACGTGAAAAATCTGGAAGATGTTTATGTGAACTCCCGCAGTGAAGGGTTCGGAACAGAAGTCAAACGTCGGATCATGCTGGGAACATTCTCATTGAGTGCCGGCTATTACGATGCGTACTTCAAAAAAGCCGGACAAGTTCGGACAATGATTAGACAAGACTTTGATAAAGTGTTTAACGAATACGATTTGATTATTGGTCCTGCTTCACCAACAGTTGCCTTTGGGCTAGGAGAAAACATCAATGATCCGATTACTATGTATATGAGTGATATCTTGACGATTCCAGTAAACTTGGCTGGACTTCCAGGGATGTCCGTACCAGCTGGTTTTTCTGAAGGATTGCCAGTGGGATTACAAATCATCGGTAAACATTTTGATGAAGCGACCATGTATAAAGCAGCATACGCATTTGAACAAGCAACGGATTTTCATAAGAAAATGCCAGTGATTTTAGGGGGAGATGCCGAATGA
- a CDS encoding aminoglycoside phosphotransferase family protein, with protein sequence METFDFISKIPIDKGWSEDKKYHVTKKDGSEFLLRISPSPLFEARKSLFELLQKIVDLGIPMSKPVEFGICSEGVYSLHTWIHGKDAEEIIPFLSEADQYKLGYESGEILRKIHSIPAPSMEEEWDIRFNRKTNNKIQKYNECGLRFVGDDKIIEYIEKNRDLLKNRPQCFQHGDYHIGNMMIEDGKIVIIDFDRPDFGDPWEEFNRIVWCAQSSPHFATGQLNGYFGGKPPIEFFKLLAFYISSNTLSSIYWAIPFGQVQIDTMMRQSQDVLAWYDNMQHPVPAWYLEELNS encoded by the coding sequence ATGGAAACATTCGATTTCATTTCTAAGATACCTATTGATAAGGGTTGGTCTGAGGATAAAAAATATCATGTAACCAAAAAAGACGGCTCGGAATTTTTATTGAGAATCAGCCCCTCCCCTCTCTTTGAAGCGAGGAAATCTTTATTTGAACTTTTACAAAAGATTGTCGATTTAGGTATCCCTATGTCCAAGCCTGTTGAATTTGGAATTTGTTCTGAAGGTGTTTATTCGCTGCATACTTGGATTCATGGCAAAGACGCCGAAGAGATAATTCCTTTTTTATCAGAAGCCGATCAATATAAATTGGGCTATGAGTCCGGTGAAATACTACGAAAAATTCATTCAATTCCGGCACCATCAATGGAAGAAGAATGGGATATCCGATTTAATCGCAAGACGAATAATAAAATTCAAAAATACAATGAATGTGGTTTGAGATTTGTTGGCGATGACAAGATAATAGAGTATATTGAGAAAAATAGAGACCTGCTTAAAAATCGCCCCCAATGTTTCCAGCACGGTGATTATCATATCGGAAATATGATGATAGAAGATGGAAAAATCGTTATCATAGATTTTGACAGACCTGATTTTGGTGATCCATGGGAAGAGTTTAATCGAATCGTATGGTGCGCTCAGTCTAGTCCACATTTTGCTACAGGACAGCTAAATGGCTATTTTGGCGGCAAACCACCTATTGAGTTTTTTAAATTACTTGCTTTTTACATATCCAGCAATACACTTTCGTCTATTTACTGGGCGATTCCATTTGGACAAGTTCAAATTGATACAATGATGAGGCAATCACAAGATGTACTTGCTTGGTATGATAATATGCAACATCCTGTTCCAGCTTGGTATTTGGAAGAATTGAATAGTTAA
- a CDS encoding cytidine deaminase family protein produces the protein MDIWKLLFDKAKEVQNNRTITPFIDAGAVSSAILTKSGNIYVGVCIDTASSLGMCAERNAIANMITNGESKIDKVVAIMSNEKVGLPCGACREFMMQLDNESGDIEFLLDLDSRETITLRELVPNWWGYDRFKL, from the coding sequence ATGGATATTTGGAAATTATTATTTGATAAAGCTAAAGAAGTGCAAAATAACAGAACAATAACTCCCTTTATAGATGCTGGCGCTGTTTCTTCAGCAATACTGACTAAAAGTGGCAACATATATGTTGGGGTTTGTATCGATACCGCATCTTCACTTGGAATGTGTGCTGAGAGAAATGCGATAGCAAATATGATTACAAACGGAGAAAGTAAAATTGATAAAGTGGTTGCCATCATGTCTAATGAAAAGGTTGGTCTACCTTGTGGAGCCTGTCGGGAATTCATGATGCAATTAGATAATGAAAGCGGAGATATTGAATTTTTACTTGATTTGGACTCAAGAGAGACAATCACCCTGAGAGAACTCGTCCCAAATTGGTGGGGATATGATAGATTTAAATTATGA